In the Sarcophilus harrisii chromosome 3, mSarHar1.11, whole genome shotgun sequence genome, one interval contains:
- the FXYD6 gene encoding FXYD domain-containing ion transport regulator 6 isoform X2 translates to MEMVLTFLCSLLVPLVLASAADQKKEQDPFHYDYQSLRIGGLVFAVVLFSVGILLILSRRCKCSFNQKPRAPGDEEAQVENLITSNATEPQKVEN, encoded by the exons ATGGAGATGGTGCTGACCTTTCTATGTAGCCTATTGGTTCCTTTAGTCCTAGCCAGTG CTGCTgatcagaaaaaagaacaagatcCTTTTCATTATG ATTACCAGAGTTTGAGGATTGGAGGCTTGGTGTTTGCTGTGGTCCTGTTTTCAGTTGGGATCCTCCTTATCCTGA GTCGGAGATGCAAGTGCAGCTTCAATCAGAAGCCCAG AGCTCCTGGGGATGAGGAAGCCCAGGTGGAGAACCTGATCACCTCAAATG ccaCAGAACCACAGAAAGTGGAGAACTGA
- the FXYD6 gene encoding FXYD domain-containing ion transport regulator 6 isoform X1, translating to MYTTMEMVLTFLCSLLVPLVLASAADQKKEQDPFHYDYQSLRIGGLVFAVVLFSVGILLILSRRCKCSFNQKPRAPGDEEAQVENLITSNATEPQKVEN from the exons aTACCACCATGGAGATGGTGCTGACCTTTCTATGTAGCCTATTGGTTCCTTTAGTCCTAGCCAGTG CTGCTgatcagaaaaaagaacaagatcCTTTTCATTATG ATTACCAGAGTTTGAGGATTGGAGGCTTGGTGTTTGCTGTGGTCCTGTTTTCAGTTGGGATCCTCCTTATCCTGA GTCGGAGATGCAAGTGCAGCTTCAATCAGAAGCCCAG AGCTCCTGGGGATGAGGAAGCCCAGGTGGAGAACCTGATCACCTCAAATG ccaCAGAACCACAGAAAGTGGAGAACTGA